The following coding sequences lie in one Lolium perenne isolate Kyuss_39 chromosome 2, Kyuss_2.0, whole genome shotgun sequence genomic window:
- the LOC127322046 gene encoding vesicle-associated membrane protein 721, with amino-acid sequence MGQQSLIYAFVARGTVVLAEYTEFTGNFTTIAAQCLQKLPASNNKFTYNCDGHTFNYLVEDGFTYCVVAVESVGRQTPIAFLDRVKDDFTKRYGGGKAATAGASSLNREFGSKLKEHMQYCVDNPEEINKLAKVKAQVSEVKGVMMENIEKVLDRGEKIELLVDKTENLRSQAQDFRQQGTQVRRKMWLQNMKIKLIVLGIIIALILIIILSVCHGFNCSK; translated from the exons ATGGGGCAGCAGTCGCTAATCTACGCGTTCGTGGCGCGCGGCACGGTGGTGCTGGCAGAGTACACGGAGTTCACCGGCAacttcaccaccatcgccgcgcaATGCCTCCAGAAGCTCCCCGCCAGCAACAACAAGTTCACCTACAACTGCGACGGCCACACCTTCAACTACCTCGTCGAGGACGGCTTCA CATACTGTGTGGTTGCTGTTGAATCTGTTGGGCGGCAAACCCCCATTGCTTTCCTGGACAGAGTTAAGGATGATTTCACCAAAAGATATGGTGGTGGGAAGGCAGCAACTGCTGGAGCAAGCAGCCTCAACCGGGAGTTTGG ATCAAAACTTAAGGAGCACATGCAGTACTGTGTCGACAACCCCGAGGAGATCAACAAGCTTGCCAAGGTTAAAGCCCAAGTTTCGGAGGTCAAAGGAGTTATGATGGAAAACATTGAGAAG GTTCTTGACCGTGGCGAGAAGATTGAACTGCTCGTTGACAAAACTGAAAACCTACGTTCTCAG GCACAAGATTTCAGACAGCAGGGCACACAGGTGCGGAGGAAGATGTGGCTACAGAATATGAAGATCAAGCTCATCGTTCTGGGCATCATCATCGCGCTCATTCTCATCATCATCCTGTCGGTGTGCCATGGCTTCAATTGCAGCAAGTGA